One window from the genome of Crassostrea angulata isolate pt1a10 chromosome 2, ASM2561291v2, whole genome shotgun sequence encodes:
- the LOC128171602 gene encoding uncharacterized protein LOC128171602, which produces MLREVIRRNPFKDRGKWLEISLALPMSVDARRVRERTVLLMEQRRKANSSSLKKSGVDEVYGEKEILLDEILDLANDEEEKKKDDKSKAIKEEVLCKDIRKRALDNLTPSKSDENLKKMPKKSASVMSFLKEKAELEKKSKEDEITLRREQFNLEKERFEIEKKERLQKLEMEIQQSKLMFELFSKCLNK; this is translated from the exons ATGTTACG AGAGGTCATTAGAAGAAACCCATTTAAGGACAGAGGGAAATGGCTAGAAATATCGTTGGCTTTACCTATGAGTGTTGATGCGAGAAGAGTGAGGGAGAGGACCGTTCTTCTAATGGAACAAAGAAGAAAGGCGAATAGTTCATCGCTCAAAAA GTCGGGTGTAGATGAAGTTTATGGGGAAAAGGAAATTCTCCTTGACGAAATCTTAGACCTGGCAAATGATGAAGaggagaaaaagaaagatgaCAAATCAAAAGCTATTAAAGAAGAGGTTCTGTGCAAAGATATCAGAAAACGTGCTCTTGACAATTTGACACCCTCAAAAAGTG ACGAAAACCTGAAGAAAATGCCAAAGAAATCAGCATCAGTTATgtcatttttgaaagaaaaggcGGAACTTGAAAAAAAGTCAAAGGAAGATGAGATTACGCTTCGTCGCGAACAGTTCAATTTAGAAAAAGAGCGGTTTGAgattgaaaaaaaggaaaggCTCCAAAAGCTTGAAATGGAAATACAGCAGTCGAAATTAATGTTTGAGCTGTTTTCCAAATGtctgaataaataa